Proteins encoded together in one Triticum dicoccoides isolate Atlit2015 ecotype Zavitan chromosome 7B, WEW_v2.0, whole genome shotgun sequence window:
- the LOC119337138 gene encoding uncharacterized protein LOC119337138, with amino-acid sequence MAKKGAGGKESVVVPAQMEEAQQGPPRKRNPCPGIRCVGGRIYDPENGKTCHQCRQKTMDFAVACTQPRKKGLCPIHFCHKCLFNRYGENAEDMTKDAGWTCPKCRGICNCSFCRKKKGETPTGILAHAAKASGHSSVHDLLIKGSDMVVAAQTLSSLPKKIKKERKEGSLKRALGTDDATRGLFAEGDENIKTDLNALPSVPIKKKLKKINKEHKEGNIKKVPGTGDATDGLLTEVDENTNTDLNAFPSVPTNTELKKMKKERKKGNIKKALGTDDGTDGLLAEGGENARTDLNAVPSVPTDKELKKIKKERKKGNIKRALGTDDGTDGLLAQGDDNTGTDLNALPPVPISKKLKKGNHRVNGMTADEKCPVEIKGELHIRNESTDVPETKIELPIGTPVTDIAGAELEVDDVGSALQFHEFCRTFAEVLKIRKGQPEKILQVITGGGRIGREVPSVVADLHISLLSVIQEDREENPLDYSRNGDAWIIDTGKYISESTVISKELPLDCLSQGVLGYKKLSPSLKLHVLNFLCDEALSTTTLKNWVLKQHESATERKVAAREKFRAVKEKEKELKEKLTIKMAKPRFLRNGAEINSLVSQIKEAYEDKKAVIDEEKLGGLVRKKPVRIDEGVAYWKLDGYCDKTAIMRQEFDATENTDKWFMFTEEEEKVIKGHVAPRPQLKRKNKKHTLAGHNALPISSSMKTQTPVSTV; translated from the exons ATGGCGAAGAAAGGCGCCGGCGGCAAGGAGAGCGTGGTCGTGCCGGCGCAGATGGAGGAGGCCCAGCAAGGGCCTCCACGAAAGCGCAACCCGTGCCCCGGAATCCGCTGCGTCGGCGGCCGGATCTATGACCCGGAGAACGGGAAGACCTGCCACCAG TGTCGTCAGAAGACGATGGACTTCGCGGTGGCTTGCACGCAGCCCCGGAAGAAGGGGCTCTGTCCAATCCACTTCTGCCACAAGTGCCTGTTCAACAG GTATGGCGAGAACGCCGAGGACATGACCAAGGATGCGGGCTGGACCTGCCCCAAATGCAGGGGCATCTGCAACTGCAGCTTCTGCAG AAAGAAGAAAGGGGAGACGCCTACAGGAATACTGGCCCATGCTGCCAAGGCGTCAGGGCACTCATCCGTCCATGATTTGCTGATAAAGGGCTCCGACATGGTGGTTGCTGCACAGACGCTGTCCTCGCTCCCTAAGAAGATCAAGAAG GAACGCAAAGAGGGCAGCTTAAAGAGGGCGCTAGGGACAGATGATGCTACCCGTGGATTGTTTGCTGAAGGGGATGAGAATATTAAGACTGATCTCAATGCACTTCCTTCAGTTCCTATCAAAAAGAAGTTGAAGAAGATCAATAAG GAACACAAGGAGGGCAACATAAAGAAGGTGCCAGGGACAGGCGATGCTACTGATGGATTGTTGACTGAAGTGGATGAGAATACAAACACTGATCTCAATGCATTTCCTTCAGTTCCTACCAACACGGagctgaagaagatgaagaag GAACGCAAGAAGGGCAACATAAAGAAGGCCCTAGGGACAGATGATGGTACTGACGGATTGTTGGCTGAAGGGGGTGAGAATGCAAGGACTGATCTCAATGCAGTTCCTTCAGTTCCTACCGACAAGGagctgaagaagatcaagaag GAACGCAAGAAGGGCAACATTAAGAGGGCCCTAGGGACAGATGATGGTACTGATGGATTGTTGGCTCAAGGGGATGACAATACAGGGACTGATCTCAATGCACTTCCTCCAGTTCCCATCAGCAAGAAGCTGAAAAAGGGCAACCACAGGGTAAATGGCATGACTGCTGATGAAAAGTGCCCTGTTGAAATTAAGGGCGAACTTCACATTAGGAATGAGAGCACTGATGTCCCAGAGACCAAAATTGAGCTACCCATAGGTACTCCAGTCACTGACATTGCAGGGGCTGAGCTGGAGGTTGATGATGTTGGGTCTGCACTTCAGTTTCATGAATTCTGCCGCACATTTGCAGAG GTGCTTAAAATAAGAAAGGGACAGCCAGAAAAAATTCTTCAAGTCATCACTGGAGGAGGCCGTATCGGGCGAGAGGTGCCTTCAGTTGTTGCTGACCTTCACATTAGTTTGTTGTCTGTCatccaagaagacagagaagagaA CCCTTTGGACTATTCAAGGAATGGTGATGCTTGGATAATTGATACTGGCAAATATATTAGTGAATCCACAGTTATCTCGAAGGAACTGCCTCTAGATTGTTTAAGTCAAGGGGTATTAGGATATAAAAAATTGAGCCCTTCTTTAAAGCTGCATGTGCTGAATTTCTTGTGTGATGAGGCCCTTTCTACTAC AACATTAAAGAACTGGGTTCTCAAACAGCATGAAAGTGCAACTGAGAGAAAGGTTGCTGCAAGGGAAAAATTCCGTGCTGTCAAGGAAAAG GAAAAGGAGCTTAAAGAAAAACTAACGATTAAGATGGCTAAACCAAGGTTTTTGAGAAATGGAGCAGAAATTAATAGTCTCGTTTCTCAAATTAAGGAGGCATATGAAGACAAGAAGGCAGTAATAGATG AGGAGAAGCTGGGAGGTCTAGTTAGGAAAAAGCCTGTCAGGATAGACGAAGGGGTTGCGTACTGGAAGCTGGATGGTTATTGTGATAAGACAGCAATAATGCGCCAAG AGTTTGACGCAACAGAGAACACTGACAAGTGGTTTATGTTCACCGAGGAAGAAGAAAAAGTAATCAAAGGTCATGTAGCCCCAAG GCCCCAGTTGAagcgcaaaaacaaaaaacatacctTGGCTGGGCACAATGCTCTACCGATCTCAAGCTCCATGAAAACTCAGACTCCTGTTTCAACTGTTTGA